A section of the Falco rusticolus isolate bFalRus1 chromosome Z, bFalRus1.pri, whole genome shotgun sequence genome encodes:
- the PGGT1B gene encoding geranylgeranyl transferase type-1 subunit beta isoform X2 has protein sequence MLDSLDVVNKDDIIEWIYSLQVLPTEDRSNLNRCGFRGSSYLGMPFNPSKGLGIFHPYDSGHIAMTYTGLSCLVILGDDLSRVNKDAILAGLRALQLEDGSFCAVLEGSENDMRFVYCASCICYMLDNWSGMDMKKAIGYIRGSMSYDNGLAQGAGLESHGGSTFCGIASLYLMGKLEEVFSEKELNRIRRWCVMRQQDGYHGRPNKPVDTCYSFWVGATLKLLNAFQYTDCEKNRNYILSTQDRLVGGFAKWPDSHPDALHTYFGICGLSLIGEPGICKVHPALNVSTRTSERLHHLHQIWKTRTLNTDQTTHTSLHD, from the exons gATCAAACTTGAATCGCTGTGGATTCAGAGGCTCTTCATATTTAGGGATGCCATTCAATCCCTCCAAG GGTCTGGGTATATTTCATCCCTATGATAGTGGTCACATAGCAATGACTTACACAGGTCTGTCCTGTCTGGTTATTCTTGGAGATGATTTAAGTCGAGTCAATAAAGACGCCATACTGGCAGGGCTGAGAGCTCTCCAGCTGGAGGATGGAAg tttctgtgcAGTGCTGGAAGGAAGTGAGAATGATATGAGGTTTGTGTACTGTGCTTCCTGCATCTGCTACATGCTCGATAACTGGTCAGGCATGGATATGAAAAAAGCGATAGGCTACATTAGAGGAAGTATG tcttacGATAATGGcctggcacagggagctggaCTGGAATCTCATG GTGGCTCTACATTTTGTGGTATTGCGTCACTGTATTTGATGGGTAAACTGGAGGAggttttttcagaaaaagaactgaaCAGAATAAGAAGGTGGTGTGTCATGAGACAACAGGATGGCTACCATGGACGACCCAACAAACCTGTAGACACTTGCTATTCCTTTTGGGTGGGAGCAACATTGAAG ctctTGAACGCATTCCAATATACAGATTGTGAGAAAAACCGAAATTACATCCTGTCAACTCAAGATCGCCTTGTTGGTGGATTTGCCAAGTGGCCTGATAGCCATCCAG ATGCTTTACATACCTACTTTGGGATCTGCGGTTTGTCGTTAATTGGAGAACCTGGTATTTGCAAAGTTCATCCCGCCCTGAATGTAAGCACAAGAACCTCAGAGCGCCTTCACCACCTTCATCAGATCTGGAAAACAAGGACTCTAAACACTGATCAGACAACACACACCTCTCTACATGACTGA
- the PGGT1B gene encoding geranylgeranyl transferase type-1 subunit beta isoform X1, with protein sequence MPFNPSKGLGIFHPYDSGHIAMTYTGLSCLVILGDDLSRVNKDAILAGLRALQLEDGSFCAVLEGSENDMRFVYCASCICYMLDNWSGMDMKKAIGYIRGSMSYDNGLAQGAGLESHGGSTFCGIASLYLMGKLEEVFSEKELNRIRRWCVMRQQDGYHGRPNKPVDTCYSFWVGATLKLLNAFQYTDCEKNRNYILSTQDRLVGGFAKWPDSHPDALHTYFGICGLSLIGEPGICKVHPALNVSTRTSERLHHLHQIWKTRTLNTDQTTHTSLHD encoded by the exons ATGCCATTCAATCCCTCCAAG GGTCTGGGTATATTTCATCCCTATGATAGTGGTCACATAGCAATGACTTACACAGGTCTGTCCTGTCTGGTTATTCTTGGAGATGATTTAAGTCGAGTCAATAAAGACGCCATACTGGCAGGGCTGAGAGCTCTCCAGCTGGAGGATGGAAg tttctgtgcAGTGCTGGAAGGAAGTGAGAATGATATGAGGTTTGTGTACTGTGCTTCCTGCATCTGCTACATGCTCGATAACTGGTCAGGCATGGATATGAAAAAAGCGATAGGCTACATTAGAGGAAGTATG tcttacGATAATGGcctggcacagggagctggaCTGGAATCTCATG GTGGCTCTACATTTTGTGGTATTGCGTCACTGTATTTGATGGGTAAACTGGAGGAggttttttcagaaaaagaactgaaCAGAATAAGAAGGTGGTGTGTCATGAGACAACAGGATGGCTACCATGGACGACCCAACAAACCTGTAGACACTTGCTATTCCTTTTGGGTGGGAGCAACATTGAAG ctctTGAACGCATTCCAATATACAGATTGTGAGAAAAACCGAAATTACATCCTGTCAACTCAAGATCGCCTTGTTGGTGGATTTGCCAAGTGGCCTGATAGCCATCCAG ATGCTTTACATACCTACTTTGGGATCTGCGGTTTGTCGTTAATTGGAGAACCTGGTATTTGCAAAGTTCATCCCGCCCTGAATGTAAGCACAAGAACCTCAGAGCGCCTTCACCACCTTCATCAGATCTGGAAAACAAGGACTCTAAACACTGATCAGACAACACACACCTCTCTACATGACTGA